The proteins below are encoded in one region of Methanoculleus thermophilus:
- a CDS encoding MBL fold metallo-hydrolase, with protein sequence MLEDQQWQPVPGTSGAEIYPFLRKPDVTCSNAYVIRMPDEILLIDTGADADQMNRILALIEESLQEGPRGVLLFLTHCHVDHCYQAIRDRRFRSLPMLTVAAEEEGARVLEAGDAVLTIADLMGREIEPLPVNLHLFAADRETLEMDGGTLLYRQRIPLQSGDHLFVYHTPGHSPDSICIQLGEYLFIGDFLFSANPGVAGLSGWDQPALLESVRRVRWILAHEPVTLCCPGHGRSIPAAAMPPLLDRLEADAKRMADIGVFNRERLADSLEHAVDLLLEANRTFAVIGGRLYALAYRLEDLGETEEAQRYLTLLEADRIDEFLADFAQFADEFRAGTKIDVQLVLKAVQVIQRIEAHFAGDRLNHVVDASLLRRTDRLLTDFMKTILGYRETPHLSPEDLPAVLSSLIDDLSNPPFSDEAFIEAADDPEAYRAELVSRLAYLPLFEDVDISVEAEGTLPLAMIDRERFSDEVAGVLEDMVASGTQKIRLTLRRSGDAVGLLIRGSGPLPARRLRFYRRKLGLSGAVLAVPEDGAGLHLLLRPAPT encoded by the coding sequence ATGCTTGAGGACCAACAGTGGCAGCCGGTGCCGGGGACCTCCGGCGCCGAGATATATCCCTTCCTCCGGAAACCGGACGTCACGTGCTCGAACGCCTACGTCATCCGGATGCCCGATGAGATTCTTCTCATCGATACCGGGGCGGACGCCGACCAGATGAACCGAATTTTGGCCCTCATCGAGGAGAGCCTCCAGGAAGGCCCGCGTGGGGTCCTCCTCTTCCTCACTCATTGCCATGTCGATCACTGCTACCAGGCCATCCGGGACCGACGGTTCCGGTCCCTCCCGATGCTCACCGTCGCCGCAGAGGAGGAGGGTGCCCGGGTGCTTGAGGCCGGTGATGCAGTCCTGACAATTGCGGATCTGATGGGAAGGGAGATTGAGCCGCTCCCGGTCAATCTCCACCTCTTTGCCGCCGATCGCGAGACCCTGGAGATGGACGGCGGCACCCTCCTCTACCGGCAGAGGATCCCGCTCCAATCCGGGGATCACCTCTTTGTCTACCATACCCCTGGGCACTCCCCCGACAGCATCTGCATCCAGCTTGGGGAATACCTCTTCATCGGTGACTTCCTTTTCTCAGCGAACCCAGGAGTTGCGGGACTTTCCGGGTGGGACCAGCCGGCGCTGCTTGAGTCCGTCAGGCGCGTCCGCTGGATCCTCGCTCACGAACCCGTGACCCTCTGCTGCCCGGGCCACGGCAGGAGCATCCCGGCCGCTGCAATGCCGCCGCTCCTCGACCGGCTCGAGGCCGATGCAAAGAGGATGGCGGATATCGGCGTCTTCAACAGAGAACGGCTCGCCGACTCCCTGGAGCACGCCGTCGACCTGCTGTTGGAGGCCAACCGGACCTTTGCGGTGATTGGCGGGCGGCTTTACGCCCTCGCCTACCGTCTCGAGGACCTTGGTGAGACCGAAGAGGCCCAGCGTTACCTGACGCTTCTTGAGGCAGACCGGATCGACGAGTTCCTGGCCGATTTTGCACAGTTCGCCGATGAGTTTCGGGCGGGGACCAAAATCGATGTCCAGCTCGTCCTCAAGGCAGTCCAGGTTATCCAGCGGATTGAGGCCCACTTTGCAGGGGACCGGCTCAACCACGTCGTCGACGCATCGCTCCTGCGCCGGACCGACCGGCTGCTCACCGATTTTATGAAGACAATCCTCGGCTACCGTGAGACCCCCCACCTCTCCCCGGAAGACCTTCCGGCGGTCCTTTCCAGCCTCATCGACGATCTCTCAAACCCACCGTTCTCGGACGAGGCGTTCATCGAGGCCGCCGACGACCCGGAGGCCTACCGGGCGGAACTTGTCTCCCGGCTCGCCTACCTCCCGCTCTTTGAGGACGTCGATATCTCCGTCGAGGCAGAGGGGACCCTTCCATTGGCGATGATCGACCGGGAACGCTTCTCCGACGAGGTCGCCGGGGTTCTTGAGGATATGGTGGCTTCCGGCACCCAGAAGATCAGGCTCACGCTCCGGCGGAGCGGGGATGCGGTCGGGCTCTTGATCCGCGGATCCGGCCCCCTCCCGGCAAGAAGGCTCCGGTTCTACCGGCGGAAGTTAGGGCTCTCGGGAGCGGTGCTTGCGGTTCCGGAGGATGGGGCGGGGCTTCACCTCCTCCTCCGCCCCGCCCCCACCTGA
- a CDS encoding DUF3821 domain-containing protein, with the protein MTPERNPGRAIIILLALCLLALCAGPAGARGPTISDIQPYDTIFVYEEGLNLTQLRDPTTKSPITALQKYQDDNPDRGVTRSIPVADDTNFDVQEFLVRGDYGPYYAFNPTDGNTALVFIREPEIFLDVVLANPNHNEPLAGLTVSPNTRIAFRVVSPDVGAFYRTDNLYPATIDLVLTTPGGAETTRIGGLNFAGLNVSSTRFYTDDPGMPGAIRIGDLGAPGTYSVRAVWSTPAGFEANAPDSEPVTFTVANRVGVDTTPTPAPTVTPTPTPTATPTPTTPPTTAPTATETATPPAPTGTETTVPATTTPTEAPLPVGLAVVALGLAVLLVGRRR; encoded by the coding sequence ATGACGCCAGAGAGGAACCCCGGGCGAGCGATCATCATCCTGCTCGCCCTCTGCCTGCTTGCCCTCTGTGCAGGGCCGGCTGGTGCACGCGGACCGACGATCAGCGATATCCAGCCGTATGACACGATCTTCGTCTACGAAGAGGGGCTGAACCTCACGCAGCTCCGCGACCCGACCACGAAGAGCCCCATCACGGCGCTTCAGAAGTACCAGGACGACAACCCTGACCGAGGGGTCACGAGAAGCATCCCTGTCGCTGACGATACCAACTTCGACGTGCAGGAGTTCCTGGTGCGGGGGGATTACGGACCCTACTACGCCTTCAACCCCACCGACGGCAACACAGCGCTCGTCTTCATCCGCGAACCCGAGATCTTCCTTGACGTGGTGCTTGCAAACCCCAACCACAACGAGCCCCTGGCAGGGCTTACGGTCTCCCCGAACACGAGAATTGCCTTCCGGGTGGTCAGTCCCGATGTCGGGGCATTCTATCGGACGGACAATCTCTATCCGGCGACGATCGACCTCGTGCTCACCACGCCGGGCGGGGCTGAGACGACCAGGATCGGAGGTCTCAACTTCGCGGGGCTGAACGTCAGTTCGACCCGGTTCTACACCGACGATCCCGGAATGCCCGGGGCAATCCGGATCGGCGACCTCGGTGCGCCGGGGACCTACTCAGTCCGGGCTGTATGGAGTACACCGGCAGGATTCGAAGCGAACGCTCCCGACTCCGAACCGGTGACGTTCACGGTCGCCAACCGTGTCGGGGTCGATACCACCCCAACACCGGCACCCACCGTGACTCCGACTCCAACACCGACGGCAACCCCCACCCCGACGACACCGCCCACGACCGCCCCGACGGCAACAGAGACCGCCACACCACCGGCCCCGACCGGGACTGAGACGACGGTGCCGGCAACCACCACGCCGACCGAAGCGCCGCTCCCGGTAGGGCTTGCAGTCGTAGCGCTCGGTCTCGCGGTCCTCCTCGTCGGCAGGCGCCGCTGA
- a CDS encoding HEAT repeat domain-containing protein codes for MIEELIDALRDGGSADRMEAAKSLASLGPAALPALLAALKDPDPRLRMWAAYTLGMNGDTAAVPALSAALDDPDPGVVKWAAAALRRIRDGAGCCGCRFC; via the coding sequence GTGATCGAAGAGTTGATTGACGCCTTACGCGACGGCGGAAGCGCTGACCGGATGGAGGCGGCGAAATCCCTCGCCTCCCTGGGCCCGGCCGCCCTCCCGGCGCTTTTAGCCGCGCTCAAGGACCCTGACCCCCGACTCCGGATGTGGGCGGCCTACACCCTCGGGATGAACGGGGATACGGCCGCGGTCCCGGCGCTCTCCGCGGCGCTCGATGATCCCGATCCTGGTGTTGTAAAATGGGCGGCAGCTGCTCTGCGCCGGATCCGGGATGGGGCCGGGTGCTGCGGCTGCCGGTTCTGTTGA
- a CDS encoding glutaredoxin family protein: MQHVPGADRGRVILYALSTCGWCARTKDLLTDLGVGFSYIYVDLLTGEERDRVVREVEHWNPQLSFPTIVVNDSKVVVGFREQEIREAIGA, from the coding sequence ATGCAGCACGTGCCCGGCGCTGACCGCGGCAGGGTGATCCTCTATGCCCTGAGTACCTGCGGCTGGTGTGCCCGGACAAAGGACCTCCTCACCGATCTCGGTGTCGGATTCTCGTACATCTACGTCGACCTCCTCACGGGCGAGGAGCGGGACCGCGTGGTCCGTGAGGTCGAGCACTGGAACCCGCAACTCTCGTTCCCGACGATCGTCGTCAACGACTCGAAAGTGGTCGTGGGGTTCCGGGAGCAGGAGATCCGGGAGGCGATCGGTGCCTGA
- a CDS encoding SLC13 family permease, whose translation MNKVAFIIASFLIFFAILAIPIDPGILSPEAKAVAAVTVLMVLFWVTGVIPLEATALLPLVLFPVLGILSPVKVAESYGNEVIFLFLGGFIIAMSMQRWNLHRRIALHIIRIVGTSPRRLVLGFMVATGFLSMWISNTATAMMMIPIAVAIILTILPGTDHALENLEGKEAALAKCLIISIPYAASIGGIATIIGTPPNGIFISQLATLFPDAPTIDFFTWMKFGVPFAAVFILLAWLWLTQVPYRRMVTTLPSAKGIIQEELEKLGPISSGERWTLIVFALTALGWIFAQTKEIGGFIIPGLDMLVPGIKDSTIAIFGALLLFLLPVDAKKGVFTMDWEWAVKIPWGILLLFGGGIALSNGFIQSGLAATIVESLTLIHALPIVLLILIVALGVSLATEVTSNTAMAAVMMPIMAATAVSVGVNPIYLMMTAAVCASIAFMLPVATPPNAVAYGSGYISARDLLRSGWALNMIGVVLWTVLLFTLVLWAIGVPLDLPAWAL comes from the coding sequence ATGAATAAGGTCGCCTTTATCATTGCATCGTTCTTGATATTCTTCGCAATTTTGGCGATCCCTATCGATCCCGGCATCCTCTCGCCTGAGGCGAAGGCCGTTGCTGCAGTTACCGTCCTTATGGTCCTCTTCTGGGTCACCGGCGTCATCCCCCTTGAGGCAACCGCGCTGCTCCCGCTGGTCCTCTTCCCGGTACTCGGGATCCTCTCTCCGGTGAAGGTGGCGGAATCCTACGGCAACGAAGTGATCTTCCTCTTCCTCGGCGGATTTATCATCGCGATGTCGATGCAGCGCTGGAACCTGCACCGGCGGATCGCTCTGCATATCATCCGGATCGTGGGGACAAGCCCCCGGCGGCTGGTACTTGGATTCATGGTCGCGACCGGTTTCCTCTCGATGTGGATATCGAATACCGCCACTGCGATGATGATGATCCCGATCGCGGTCGCGATCATCCTGACAATTCTCCCCGGAACCGACCACGCACTCGAGAACCTCGAAGGAAAGGAGGCAGCGCTTGCAAAGTGCCTGATCATCTCCATCCCGTATGCGGCAAGCATCGGGGGGATTGCCACGATCATCGGGACGCCCCCGAACGGGATCTTCATCTCCCAGCTTGCGACGCTCTTTCCCGACGCGCCCACCATCGACTTTTTCACCTGGATGAAGTTCGGCGTCCCGTTCGCCGCCGTATTCATCCTTCTTGCCTGGCTCTGGCTCACCCAGGTCCCCTACCGGCGGATGGTGACGACCCTCCCGAGCGCAAAGGGGATCATCCAGGAAGAACTTGAAAAACTCGGTCCGATCTCGTCGGGTGAGCGGTGGACGCTCATTGTCTTTGCCCTGACCGCTCTTGGCTGGATATTTGCCCAGACAAAAGAGATCGGCGGGTTCATCATCCCTGGTCTCGATATGCTCGTACCCGGGATCAAGGACTCGACCATCGCGATTTTTGGAGCGCTCCTCCTCTTCCTCCTCCCGGTCGATGCGAAGAAGGGAGTCTTCACGATGGACTGGGAGTGGGCGGTGAAGATCCCCTGGGGTATCCTGCTCCTCTTCGGTGGCGGCATCGCCCTCTCTAACGGGTTCATTCAGAGCGGGCTTGCCGCGACGATCGTCGAGTCCCTCACCCTCATCCACGCCCTCCCGATCGTCCTCCTGATCCTCATCGTGGCTCTGGGAGTCTCGCTTGCGACGGAGGTCACCTCGAACACCGCCATGGCCGCCGTCATGATGCCGATCATGGCCGCCACGGCCGTCAGCGTGGGAGTCAACCCGATCTATCTGATGATGACCGCGGCGGTCTGCGCCTCGATAGCCTTCATGCTCCCGGTCGCCACGCCGCCGAACGCCGTCGCCTATGGAAGCGGCTATATCTCCGCAAGAGACCTCCTCCGGTCGGGTTGGGCGCTCAATATGATCGGGGTCGTGCTCTGGACTGTCCTCCTCTTCACCCTGGTCCTCTGGGCGATCGGAGTCCCCCTGGATCTCCCTGCCTGGGCGCTCTGA
- a CDS encoding ferredoxin-thioredoxin reductase catalytic domain-containing protein: protein MRDLELEAEAGGYHLNPDREFTRGLVRGLLANRERYGYISCPCRLASGNREDDLDIICPCDYRDPDLAEYGACYCALYVSAEVAAGARVPDPVPERRPPPAERKRQKAEHTVVSETLKYPVWRCRVCGYLCARNEPPEFCPICRVSRDRFERFM from the coding sequence ATGCGCGATCTCGAGCTCGAGGCGGAGGCCGGCGGGTATCATCTCAATCCCGACCGGGAGTTCACCCGCGGTCTTGTCCGGGGACTGCTTGCGAATAGGGAGCGCTACGGCTACATCTCCTGCCCCTGCCGGCTTGCCTCAGGGAACCGGGAGGACGATCTCGATATCATCTGCCCCTGTGACTACCGGGACCCCGATCTCGCCGAGTACGGCGCCTGTTACTGCGCCCTCTACGTCTCCGCCGAGGTCGCGGCGGGAGCGCGCGTTCCCGATCCCGTCCCGGAACGCCGGCCGCCTCCGGCAGAGCGCAAGCGGCAGAAAGCTGAGCATACCGTAGTCTCGGAGACCCTGAAGTACCCGGTCTGGCGGTGCCGGGTCTGCGGCTACCTCTGCGCCCGGAATGAGCCGCCTGAGTTCTGCCCGATCTGCAGGGTTTCCCGTGACAGGTTCGAGCGGTTCATGTGA
- a CDS encoding LemA family protein, protein MTTLVDIISLVLIVVVVLIVIGIVAAGIGIYNRFFSLKNSAEATVGQVKVAMKKRLDMIEQLLGAVKSYAAFEKETLTEVTAMRARIGSAGPGDLNELERESRSVLGRLLAVAENYPDLKTSQTVQNLMSAVKDVEDEIARHRYTYNNIAQQYNTMTDTIPSNLVARIMGFTKLEYLEFGEEIERAPKIAF, encoded by the coding sequence GTGACAACCTTGGTGGACATCATCTCCCTTGTCCTTATCGTCGTCGTGGTGCTGATCGTCATCGGCATCGTCGCGGCCGGTATAGGTATCTATAACCGGTTCTTCTCCCTCAAAAACTCCGCGGAAGCCACGGTCGGCCAGGTGAAGGTCGCGATGAAGAAGCGGCTTGATATGATCGAACAGCTCCTCGGCGCCGTGAAGAGCTATGCGGCATTCGAGAAGGAGACCCTGACCGAAGTGACCGCGATGCGGGCCCGTATCGGCAGCGCCGGTCCCGGTGACTTGAACGAACTCGAGCGTGAGTCCCGGTCGGTCCTCGGGCGGCTGCTTGCGGTTGCCGAGAACTACCCTGACCTCAAGACCTCCCAGACGGTCCAGAACCTGATGAGTGCGGTCAAGGATGTCGAGGATGAGATCGCCCGGCACCGCTACACCTACAACAACATCGCCCAGCAGTACAATACCATGACCGACACCATCCCCTCGAACCTGGTCGCCCGGATCATGGGCTTTACGAAGCTCGAGTACCTTGAGTTCGGCGAAGAGATTGAGCGAGCCCCGAAGATAGCCTTCTGA
- a CDS encoding STAS domain-containing protein, protein MDVTVREQDGTAIVSVDGRIDAESAGRLDTALSEVLARGGRRVLVNLEKAVYMSSSGLRVLIGKLRDLRQTNGEMALCSLSPEVQRVFLLAGVHELFPVYVGLDEVFAEFEQKEKESQ, encoded by the coding sequence ATGGATGTCACAGTCCGCGAACAGGACGGTACAGCAATCGTATCGGTGGACGGGAGGATCGATGCAGAATCGGCGGGTCGCCTGGATACGGCTCTCTCTGAGGTTCTGGCCCGGGGCGGGAGGCGGGTGCTCGTCAACCTGGAGAAAGCTGTCTACATGAGCAGCAGCGGTCTACGCGTGCTTATTGGAAAGCTTCGGGACCTGCGCCAGACGAATGGTGAGATGGCGCTCTGCTCGCTCTCGCCCGAGGTTCAGCGAGTCTTCCTGCTTGCAGGCGTCCACGAGCTCTTCCCGGTCTACGTGGGCCTGGACGAGGTCTTTGCCGAGTTTGAGCAGAAGGAGAAAGAGTCGCAGTGA
- a CDS encoding PAS domain S-box protein translates to MDRTTDALPLLLGALKEHPRGMSVSDLAAAVGINRNTVSRYLDVLLVSGQVEMETYGKAKVFYLSQRVPIAAMLNFSSDLVLVLDRERRIVQANDAACKFAGRERDDVIGKSIEESPLAAFDHPLIQSRITDALNGREVTEELRFLRRDDELFFRIKFLPTVFNDGAPGVTIILEDITESRRAQEALRESEFLFRSLVENINDLILNVDETCTFTYVSPKSQDILGYSPEEMLHKTPCDFMPPDKAERVKEQIAALFADPEQKVLFEWTMHHRDGSTVILEVSGTPVYDIIGDFTGYRMVCRDVTERVRATKRVAQWKSFLYSVVNNIPSMVFVWEVEKNTFVFANRASEVFLGLTQEEMAGKQAIDLFPPKMAAFFVDGDRELLEGSTALEEKITLPEGRILAVKKIPIFNSHGRLRYMLGIAEDVTDRAAAESLLVAERDRVQGYLNAAGIMIAVIGADGTINLINHRGCEILGYVEKDLTGKNWFTTVVPERLRDRLAQNFAEVMAGKNDLPPLEESPVLTRSGREQPILWHNALLRDEEGKIVAMVSSGEVVPE, encoded by the coding sequence ATGGATCGCACTACCGACGCACTCCCTCTCCTGCTTGGCGCCTTGAAAGAGCACCCGCGGGGCATGTCGGTCTCTGATCTTGCCGCCGCCGTCGGGATCAATCGAAACACGGTCTCGCGGTATCTGGATGTCCTCCTCGTATCGGGGCAGGTGGAGATGGAGACCTACGGAAAGGCCAAGGTCTTTTACCTCTCTCAGAGGGTTCCCATCGCTGCCATGCTCAACTTCTCGTCGGATCTCGTGCTGGTGCTCGACCGCGAGCGCCGGATTGTCCAGGCAAACGATGCTGCCTGCAAGTTTGCGGGGCGAGAACGGGACGATGTCATCGGAAAAAGTATCGAGGAGTCCCCGCTTGCCGCGTTCGATCACCCGCTGATACAGAGCCGGATCACCGATGCCTTGAACGGCCGTGAAGTCACGGAAGAGCTCCGGTTCCTGCGGCGCGACGATGAACTCTTCTTCCGGATCAAGTTCCTTCCCACCGTCTTCAATGACGGGGCCCCGGGGGTCACCATCATCCTTGAGGACATCACCGAGAGCCGGCGGGCACAGGAGGCACTGCGCGAGAGCGAATTCCTCTTCCGGAGCCTCGTCGAGAATATCAACGACCTGATCCTGAACGTCGACGAGACATGCACATTCACCTATGTCAGCCCAAAAAGCCAGGATATTCTCGGTTACTCTCCCGAGGAGATGCTTCACAAGACCCCCTGCGACTTCATGCCGCCGGATAAGGCGGAGCGGGTCAAGGAGCAGATTGCCGCCCTCTTTGCCGACCCGGAGCAGAAAGTCCTCTTTGAGTGGACGATGCACCACCGGGACGGGAGCACCGTCATCCTCGAGGTAAGCGGAACCCCGGTCTACGATATCATCGGCGATTTTACGGGCTACCGGATGGTCTGTCGTGACGTCACCGAACGGGTGCGCGCCACAAAGAGGGTGGCCCAGTGGAAGTCGTTCCTCTATTCGGTCGTCAACAACATCCCGAGCATGGTCTTCGTCTGGGAGGTGGAAAAGAACACCTTTGTCTTTGCGAACCGGGCCTCAGAGGTCTTCCTCGGACTGACACAGGAGGAGATGGCCGGTAAGCAGGCCATCGACCTCTTCCCACCGAAGATGGCTGCCTTCTTCGTTGACGGCGATCGGGAGCTGCTGGAGGGATCAACCGCCCTGGAAGAGAAGATCACCCTCCCGGAGGGGCGGATCCTTGCGGTGAAGAAGATCCCGATCTTCAATTCCCACGGCAGGCTGCGCTACATGCTCGGAATCGCCGAGGACGTCACCGACCGCGCTGCAGCAGAGAGCCTCCTGGTCGCCGAGCGTGACCGGGTTCAGGGTTACCTGAACGCCGCCGGCATAATGATAGCAGTGATCGGGGCTGACGGCACCATCAACCTCATCAACCATCGGGGGTGTGAGATCCTTGGGTATGTCGAGAAGGACCTCACCGGGAAGAACTGGTTTACGACGGTCGTCCCTGAGCGTCTGCGCGACCGCCTTGCGCAGAATTTCGCTGAGGTTATGGCGGGCAAAAACGATCTTCCTCCCCTCGAGGAGAGTCCGGTTCTGACCAGAAGCGGCCGGGAGCAGCCGATCCTCTGGCACAATGCCCTTCTCCGTGACGAAGAGGGCAAGATCGTGGCGATGGTGAGTTCCGGCGAGGTTGTCCCGGAGTAG
- a CDS encoding DUF333 domain-containing protein — protein sequence MTRAHPSYLVIALALLGAIIACGCMAAEKAGGGPADRIAGNGTITYVDLEGGFYGIVADNGERYLPASLPAEFQQDGLRVTFVVEPSGETATIQQWGTPVEIIEIETDDTPRTVTANATVTYIDLEGGFYGLITDDGGKYLPTNLPEEYQVDGIRVAFSADVAKDAIGFHMWGTPVEIRSIERIAGVQLIAGNATITYIDLEGGFYGIITDDGRRYLPLNLNETWQKDGANVTFVARVREGTVTIQQWGTPVEVIAIDEAENATYVATTGTVTYVDLEGGFYGIVADDGEDYLPLNLNETYRVDGTRITFAGEIARDTVTIQQWGTPVEIIAVL from the coding sequence ATGACGCGAGCACATCCAAGCTACCTAGTCATCGCCCTCGCTCTCCTTGGTGCGATCATCGCCTGCGGGTGCATGGCCGCCGAGAAGGCGGGCGGTGGTCCGGCCGACCGCATCGCGGGGAACGGGACAATCACCTATGTCGACCTTGAGGGCGGATTCTACGGGATCGTCGCCGATAACGGCGAACGCTATCTGCCTGCGAGCCTCCCGGCGGAGTTCCAGCAGGACGGTCTCAGGGTGACGTTTGTCGTTGAACCTTCAGGCGAGACGGCGACCATCCAGCAGTGGGGGACGCCGGTCGAGATAATCGAGATTGAGACGGACGATACTCCCCGCACGGTTACAGCCAACGCCACGGTCACCTACATCGATCTTGAGGGCGGGTTCTATGGCCTCATCACCGACGACGGCGGGAAGTATCTGCCCACAAACCTCCCGGAGGAGTACCAGGTTGACGGAATCCGGGTGGCGTTCAGCGCCGACGTGGCAAAGGACGCTATAGGGTTCCATATGTGGGGCACCCCGGTCGAGATCCGCTCAATCGAGCGGATCGCGGGGGTCCAGCTCATTGCCGGAAACGCGACAATCACCTACATCGATCTCGAGGGTGGGTTCTACGGGATCATCACCGACGACGGCCGGCGGTATCTCCCGCTCAACCTGAACGAGACCTGGCAGAAAGACGGAGCGAACGTGACGTTCGTTGCCCGGGTCCGGGAGGGTACCGTGACCATCCAGCAGTGGGGGACGCCGGTCGAGGTCATCGCCATCGATGAAGCAGAGAACGCCACCTACGTTGCAACAACCGGGACGGTCACTTACGTCGACCTCGAGGGTGGGTTCTACGGGATCGTCGCCGATGACGGTGAAGACTACCTTCCGCTCAACCTGAACGAGACCTACCGCGTCGACGGTACTCGGATCACCTTCGCAGGCGAGATCGCCCGCGATACCGTGACCATCCAGCAGTGGGGCACCCCGGTCGAGATCATCGCCGTTCTCTGA
- a CDS encoding DUF2207 domain-containing protein, with the protein MTERQQIAILVAITLLVGVLAVAGVNALGGLFQGNLEVQHYDAVFYDNGTFIERYTYDVRAAGEYRMLFRYWADPLTFMAIDQPHIEFLGMTAPPGTIGYIKDFEGEVRTASGMPSSADLATIRNLALTSEVGIYNPDYFTPGTYTVEYRYQIRPPIEYDDQWAHLNLRLVDEHVPYRDLRITLPFAGSIEEVYTHPPTLNVERTDDAVVITGSASQDDALNVEMLLDPAFMEGIEAFPQFVPNVQQQAADANRWPPIFYAAAGILNGLATILVLLTPFILLGIYLRYGREKPFTVPEYLSFTPNTALKPWQVNLLFKGDPFEFDENGFYATVLDLHRKKKIVVAEKPEGGGVTVRIISNESDDPYEQRVLNFLGHIADDHIVDTAELEAFAETARRSPGYQHRILQYQQSFAALTRDVDTTLSRRYVRDGRETILPLIFLGAIPCALAILLFILAPGAAYLLIPAALLSFVVAVQVGIAALFPSPLFGFWRDDHYKEKLEWDAFANFLSDLALIRQYSPADLSIWGEWLVYGTALGLGDKVEEAMKNLNISLPDVGMPLYSNMPVIFAPIVLYSPPSSGGGGGFGGGGSFGGGGGFGGGGVGGR; encoded by the coding sequence ATGACCGAACGGCAACAGATCGCCATCCTTGTTGCCATCACCCTTCTTGTCGGGGTGCTGGCGGTCGCAGGAGTAAATGCTCTCGGTGGCCTCTTCCAGGGGAACCTGGAGGTCCAGCACTACGATGCCGTCTTTTACGATAACGGGACCTTCATCGAGCGCTACACGTATGATGTACGGGCGGCGGGGGAGTATCGGATGCTCTTTCGCTACTGGGCAGACCCGCTCACCTTCATGGCCATCGACCAGCCGCACATCGAGTTTCTCGGTATGACCGCCCCGCCCGGGACCATAGGCTACATCAAGGACTTCGAGGGTGAGGTGCGGACCGCCTCCGGGATGCCGAGCTCCGCAGATCTAGCGACGATCCGTAATTTAGCGCTCACAAGCGAGGTTGGTATCTACAACCCCGACTACTTCACCCCGGGCACCTACACGGTGGAATACCGCTACCAGATCCGGCCGCCGATCGAGTACGATGACCAGTGGGCGCACTTAAACCTCCGGCTCGTCGACGAGCACGTCCCTTACCGGGATCTCCGGATCACCCTCCCGTTCGCCGGGAGCATCGAGGAGGTCTACACTCATCCCCCTACCCTGAATGTCGAGCGGACGGATGACGCCGTCGTCATCACCGGGAGTGCGTCGCAGGACGACGCGCTGAACGTCGAGATGCTCCTCGACCCCGCCTTCATGGAAGGGATCGAGGCCTTCCCGCAGTTCGTCCCGAACGTGCAGCAGCAGGCGGCCGACGCCAACCGGTGGCCTCCGATCTTCTATGCCGCGGCAGGCATCCTCAACGGCCTTGCGACGATCCTTGTACTTCTAACACCGTTCATCCTCCTGGGCATATATCTGCGCTACGGCAGAGAGAAACCCTTCACCGTGCCGGAGTATCTGAGTTTCACCCCGAATACCGCGCTCAAACCCTGGCAGGTGAACCTCCTCTTCAAGGGAGATCCCTTTGAGTTCGACGAGAATGGGTTCTATGCGACGGTCCTCGATCTTCACCGGAAAAAGAAGATCGTTGTTGCGGAGAAACCGGAGGGCGGCGGGGTCACGGTCCGGATCATCTCAAACGAGTCGGACGATCCCTACGAGCAGCGGGTGCTCAACTTCCTGGGCCACATCGCAGACGACCATATCGTCGATACCGCTGAACTTGAGGCGTTCGCCGAGACCGCGCGGCGGAGCCCGGGCTACCAGCACCGGATCCTGCAGTATCAGCAGTCGTTTGCCGCCCTGACCCGCGACGTGGACACAACCCTCTCGCGGCGGTACGTCCGTGATGGCCGGGAGACCATCCTCCCGCTCATCTTCCTCGGCGCCATCCCCTGTGCGCTTGCGATCCTCCTCTTCATCCTCGCGCCGGGAGCGGCCTACCTCCTCATACCGGCCGCCCTCCTCTCCTTCGTCGTCGCCGTCCAGGTCGGGATTGCGGCTCTCTTCCCCTCGCCGCTCTTCGGCTTCTGGAGGGACGACCACTACAAGGAGAAACTCGAGTGGGACGCGTTCGCCAACTTCCTCTCGGACCTTGCCCTGATCCGGCAGTACTCACCTGCTGATCTCTCGATATGGGGAGAGTGGCTGGTCTACGGAACGGCGCTCGGTCTTGGGGATAAGGTCGAGGAGGCGATGAAGAACTTAAACATCAGTCTCCCGGACGTCGGGATGCCGCTCTACTCGAACATGCCGGTGATCTTTGCCCCCATCGTCCTCTACTCACCGCCCTCTTCCGGCGGCGGTGGCGGTTTTGGCGGTGGCGGGTCCTTCGGCGGCGGTGGCGGTTTTGGCGGCGGCGGCGTCGGGGGAAGATAA